Proteins encoded together in one Lathyrus oleraceus cultivar Zhongwan6 chromosome 5, CAAS_Psat_ZW6_1.0, whole genome shotgun sequence window:
- the LOC127081012 gene encoding uncharacterized protein LOC127081012, translating to MSQHPSSSGSKSSQHAKTPSMEFVDDDIMDVTPLCMIPGNTTGTSSNAGDKQGNTSGNSSLPKDMYYTDRAIRRLVTRILSEGHKVEGVSTPLSRREPSPEREPHADKDDDSSRSEKEVAAEGLCSLGKTLPSKKQNVPQDDIIDLEEESTEGEDDPLVHLVKPSVAEKLRSKKGKSMAKMRAARVKKTAGVGPSKPWSKVEVGKRKERHNSDSEENVKDDVPDISPAKRQAVQESPSKVATVHLDNISFHLEDGAAKWKYVI from the coding sequence ATGTCACAACATCCATCGTCATCTGGTTCCAAATCCTCCCAACATGCAAAGACTCCATCCATGGAGTTTGTAGATGATGATATAATGGACGTCACCCCTCTGTGCATGATACCGGGCAACACCACAGGTACCTCCTCCAATgctggagataagcaaggtaatacctctGGTAACTCCTCTCTTCCTAAAGACATGTATTACACTGATCGCGCTATAAGGAGACTGGTTACTAGAATACTGAGTGAAGGACATAAAGTTGAAGGGGTCTCTACCCCTCTATCCAGAAGGGAACCCTCTCCTGAGAGAGAACCCcatgctgataaagatgatgattcatctagatcagaaaaagAGGTGGCTGCTGAAGGGCTttgctctctaggtaaaaccctacctagcaagaaacaAAATGTGCCTCAAGATGATATTATTGACCTTGAGGAAGAAAgcactgaaggagaagatgatCCTTTGGTCCATCTGGTTAAACCTAGCGTTGCTGAAAAACTGAGAAGTAAGAAAGGAAAAAGTATGGCTAAAATGAGAGCTGCTAGAGTGAAGAAGACTGCAGGAGTAGGACCCTCTAAACCCTGGAGCAAGGTTGAGGTtggaaaaagaaaagagagaCACAACTCTGATTCTGAAGAGAATGTTAAAGatgatgtcccagacatctcccctgcaaaaaggcaaGCAGTTCAGGAATCTCCTAGCAAGGTTGCTACTGTCCatctagacaatatctcctttcatttggaagatggAGCAGCAAAGTGGAAATATGTCATTTAG